Genomic segment of Cytobacillus suaedae:
TTATAAAGTAACGTATAAGGGGCCAGGAGGGCATAGCTTCGGGAATTTTGGTACTCCTAGTGCCATTCATGCTCTTGGAAGAGCCATTGCAAAGATTGCTGATATTGAAACACCAATCCAACCAAGAACGACCTTTAACATTGGAACCATTGATGGAGGTACATCCGTTAATACAATTGCTGCACAAGCATCGATGCTTATTGATATTCGGTCAACGTCACAGGAAGAATTAACAAAGCTTGAACAACAGATTCTATCTGTTATTCAGAGTGCGGTTAGTGATGAAAATCAGCGGTGGAACAAAGACTCTATCTCGGTAGATTATGAGTTAGTTGGAGATAGACCTGCCGGGTCACAGTCTGCTGAAAGCGTAATTGTACAAACTTCGTTGGCAGCAGATGTTGCTCTTGGCTTTAAGCCAGAATTATGTGAAGCAAGTAGTACAGACTCGAATGTTCCTATTAGCTTAGGTATTCCTGCTGTTACCCTTGGAGGTGGAGGAGATTTCGGTGGTGTACATACGTTAGAAGAATATTTTGACCCTAAGGATGCTTTCTTCGGCCCGCAAAAAATTCTGTTAACAGCATTGGGATTGGTAGGTATAGAGGATGAAACCGAACCATTGTTAAACGCGTGACCTATAAGATAAAAGTGGTACAAGCAAAATTGCTGTGTACCACTTTTATCGTTAATCCCAACTTCTAAGTTCACCTTTTTCTCTTCGAAGCTTCATTTCACCGATGATATCTGCCCCACACTTTTCCTTAAGGAGTGGTAAAAGCTCATCCCAGCCTTTTTCAAAAGGTAAAAAGGGAACAGGGAATGTTCTTTTATTCTTCGTTTCAATTTCCATAATAGGTGAACCATTAAGTTTTGCTTTCCTAATTTGGTTGATTTGACTTAAGGTAATTTGATGCCTAATAAAACCGAAGACCTTTAGCGTGAACTGATTATCGTTTAGAATAATACGTTGACTTTTAATGGCCAAAAACAGGAGTGTACATATCCCGACATAAATTAGGCTGACCTTTAAAAAGAGAAACCAGCTTTCTAATCCGTCTTGATTGGATACATTGATTCCGGATCCAACAACCAAAACAATCACATAAACACTAGACATAATTTTACCAATCCCAGAAGTATTGGGGTAGTAAACTTTTCCCTTCATAATAAACCTACTCCTCACTAGGGATAAACGTAATAGGAATAGCTAATTCATTTGTAACTGTTCCGTCCTTCTCGCTTTCTTCATAAAGATAAAGAGTGGCTGAAGGTGTTGTGTGGTCATCTAGATATACGGTGAATTCAAAGCTTCTCCATAACCCTTTACCCTCTTGATCCTCTTGGTTAACCTGAACATACTCACGAACCAGCTCTTCACCATCATCTGCAACTAACCGGTATGCAAAAGACCCTTCATACACCTGTGCCTCACCTTTAACAGTAAAGGTATATTCAACAGAGTCACCTGGTTGTGGGCTTTCAACGTGAAATGCCTCATTATGTGCACCGTGTTCTTCAGTCGTTTCTTCATCTGTTGTGTCAGTCGCTTGATTATTTTCGGTTTCCTGTGTTTGTTCAGGTGGTGGATTTTGATCATTGTTACAACCTGATAGGAAAGCGAGGGCTACCATAAACATAGTAAGTAATTTAATCATTCTATTTCCTCCTTTTAAACCTAGTACCCTTCTCATTTTAGGCAAAGTCTGTTCACTTTAACCTTAAAGCGAATGATTAATTAAATGCTTTGCTATGGCCCTCTAACATAAAAGGTCTATATAATCCAATAGCCCAAATTGTTAGCGATAGGCAAATCAGTGCATAGGCTAGTAAGGTAGGATATATACCTAAAGGAGGATGTAACTTATGAATAGATATAGATCTTATCAAGGCTATCCAAACTTTGAAGGTCCATTACCAGGTCCAAACGGAGGAAATGGCTATCCGCAATATCCACCAAACTTTGAAGGTCCATTACCAGGTCCGAATGGGGGAAATGGTTACCCACAATATCCACCAAACTTTGAAGGTCCATTACCAGGTCCGAATGGAGGAAATGGCTACCCGCAATATCCACCAAACTTTGAAGGGCCGTTACCAGGTCCAAATGGAGGAAACGGAGACCCAGAATATCCACCAAACTTTGAAGGCCCATTACCAGGACCAAACGGAGGAAATGGCTATCCACAATATCCACCAAACTTTGAAGGCCCATTACCAGGACCAAACGGAGGAAATGGCTATCCACAATATCCACCAAACTTTGAAGGTCCACTACCTGGTCCAAATGGAGGAAGCGGAGACCCGGAATATCCACCAAACTTTGAAGGTCCATTACCAGGTCCAAACGGAGGAAATGGCTATCCGCAATATCCACCAAACTTTGAAGGTCCATTACCAGGTCCAAACGGAGGAAATGGCTATCCTCAATATCCGCCAAACTTTGAAGGTCCATTACCAGGTCCAAACGGAGGAAACGGCTATCCTCAATATCCGCCAAACTTTGAAGGTCCATTACCAGGTCCAAACGGAGGAAACGGCTATCCTCAATATCCGCCAAACTTTGAAGGTCCATTACCAGGTCCAAACGGAGGAAACGGAGACCCGCAATACCCACCAAATTTTGAAGGTCCAATACCTGGTCCAAATAGACAAAATGTCTACCCAGTTTTTCCAGGACCATTTCCAAGAATGAAATTTAGAAGATAGTCACATCTTTTTTACATTAGATTAAGAGTCTTTTTAACTGCAATACAGTATGTGATAGGTATGCTCTACTTCTTCTGGGGTCTGATAAAGGCCAACTTATGGAAGTAGAGCTTTATTAATTCATAAACAAAACTTTGTATTGCTTTCTCAACATTAACTCTTGTATTTACATAAAAAATACGTTAACTTTTAATCACCATTTAACTGTATTAAGGAGAAGTTGAGATGCTAGATTGCAAAGATGATATTTTATTTTTCACGAAACAGTTAGTTAATATTGAAAGTATTGTAAATACCAATGGAGAAAAAGAAATAGCTCATGTGTTATATACCTTAATTTCGTCGTTTCCTTATTTTACGAATAATCCAAGTCATGTGTTAAAAGTAGAAACAAAAAATGACCCTCATGAACGTTTTAATGTATT
This window contains:
- a CDS encoding Gmad2 immunoglobulin-like domain-containing protein, whose translation is MIKLLTMFMVALAFLSGCNNDQNPPPEQTQETENNQATDTTDEETTEEHGAHNEAFHVESPQPGDSVEYTFTVKGEAQVYEGSFAYRLVADDGEELVREYVQVNQEDQEGKGLWRSFEFTVYLDDHTTPSATLYLYEESEKDGTVTNELAIPITFIPSEE
- a CDS encoding M20/M25/M40 family metallo-hydrolase; translation: MMMVEKVLNNLVSLETVKKALDFLKEDNDNTTKDQIDITSIPSPTFQEEVRGDKFVSRFKELGLENVHVDDIGNVIGTKAGTGKGPKLVVSAHLDTVFPEGTDVMPKVRDGKIYAPGISDDGRGLAVLLTLLRALNHSKIKTIGDLIFVATVGEEGLGDLRGVKALFQERDDIDGFISIEPGEPNRTVFLGTGSRRYKVTYKGPGGHSFGNFGTPSAIHALGRAIAKIADIETPIQPRTTFNIGTIDGGTSVNTIAAQASMLIDIRSTSQEELTKLEQQILSVIQSAVSDENQRWNKDSISVDYELVGDRPAGSQSAESVIVQTSLAADVALGFKPELCEASSTDSNVPISLGIPAVTLGGGGDFGGVHTLEEYFDPKDAFFGPQKILLTALGLVGIEDETEPLLNA